AAAATCCTCATCATCCCCATCCCACCCATATATTGTTGTTTTTCAATATATACTTTTGCTATTATTTCAATATAATTATTTTCTAAAATCACATCGTCATCAAAAAAGAATATAATATCGCCTGTCGCTTTTCCGGCGCCGATATTCCGCTGCAAAGTCAGCCCCGGCTTGGTATGAACATATAGCAATTCTGTAATATCTGGTTTTTGATTAAAAATTTTAGTGAAACTCTCTCTTTTATTTAAAGGAACATCCGAAGCATCAATGATAATATATTGTTCAGGTAATCGGGTTTGCACATACAACGACTTTGTAAAATTTATTATATCTTCCATTCTATTCTTAGTGCACACAATTACAGAAATTTTCATATTAAAATTTTATTTCTCCCTCTTGAACAAAACGCAGATAGTTCATAATTATAACTTTAGCCATCATAATTTTGCGGCAAGAGACATCAGAGGGAGTTTTTCGCCGGCGGCTATTAGAACATCGGCAGATCCTTCTTCCTTTCTCTTATAAACGATATCGCCGTATTTCAGATTTTTTATGGCTATTTCGGCGAGGTCCGAAAGCTCTCCAGTTCCGGCGACGGTAAAATTTCTCTCACCGGAAAGATATCTCGCTTTGATTTCGTTCTGTATGTTTTCTTTGATACGCGCAAGTTCGTTCATCGTTTTCTGCGTGTAATGATATGTTTTGCGCATTTTCTCGCTAAAACCTTTCGGAGTCAATAAATACTGAACTTTTCTTTTGTTCAGACCGTGAGTTTTGATATAGCCCTGCTTGATGAGACGCCGCAGGCAGAGGTTTATCATGCCCAATGAAATATTGAGCTTCTCGGAA
The genomic region above belongs to Candidatus Omnitrophota bacterium and contains:
- a CDS encoding winged helix-turn-helix transcriptional regulator; this translates as MNDIIDMTENEYRLLLAVESGEAASQRKLSEKLNISLGMINLCLRRLIKQGYIKTHGLNKRKVQYLLTPKGFSEKMRKTYHYTQKTMNELARIKENIQNEIKARYLSGERNFTVAGTGELSDLAEIAIKNLKYGDIVYKRKEEGSADVLIAAGEKLPLMSLAAKL
- a CDS encoding glycosyltransferase family 2 protein; translated protein: MKISVIVCTKNRMEDIINFTKSLYVQTRLPEQYIIIDASDVPLNKRESFTKIFNQKPDITELLYVHTKPGLTLQRNIGAGKATGDIIFFFDDDVILENNYIEIIAKVYIEKQQYMGGMGMMRI